One stretch of Flavobacterium sp. 9 DNA includes these proteins:
- a CDS encoding CDP-alcohol phosphatidyltransferase family protein, giving the protein MGKEIQIEDYSAIAQRTFSDRKRTNILKRAEQLTIVFLLPKVPKFISPNVLTLIGTFGSGLIFLAFVLGTYLTNWYLLLGIIGLVINWLGDSLDGRLAYYRNIPRRWYGFALDIIADWIGIVLVGFGYYIYAKNGTEIVAFAFVALYGWSIIISQLRYKITNEYSIDSGFFGPTELRFIIALILIIEVLFHGSITYLAGLISIILFIINTIDSLKLLKLGDLRDKNQV; this is encoded by the coding sequence ATGGGAAAAGAAATACAGATTGAAGATTACAGTGCCATTGCACAAAGAACATTTTCAGACCGTAAGCGAACTAATATTTTAAAAAGAGCAGAACAGTTAACGATTGTATTTTTGCTTCCGAAAGTACCTAAATTCATTTCGCCAAACGTACTTACTTTAATTGGTACGTTTGGTTCGGGATTAATTTTTCTAGCCTTTGTTTTAGGTACTTATTTAACAAATTGGTATTTGCTTTTGGGTATTATTGGTTTGGTTATAAATTGGTTAGGCGATTCTTTAGATGGAAGATTGGCTTATTATAGAAATATTCCGCGTCGTTGGTATGGTTTTGCACTCGATATTATTGCCGATTGGATTGGTATTGTACTCGTAGGTTTTGGCTACTACATTTATGCTAAAAACGGCACAGAAATAGTAGCTTTTGCTTTTGTCGCATTGTACGGTTGGTCTATTATTATCAGTCAATTACGCTACAAAATTACAAATGAATACAGTATAGATTCTGGCTTTTTTGGTCCAACAGAACTTAGATTTATTATTGCTTTAATTTTAATTATAGAAGTTTTATTTCACGGATCAATTACCTATTTGGCGGGCTTAATTTCTATTATCTTATTTATAATCAATACTATTGATAGCTTAAAACTTTTAAAGTTAGGCGATTTAAGGGATAAAAACCAAGTCTGA
- a CDS encoding GtrA family protein → MFRKKSVYTFLQAQVAAFLGGITDYALMILLTEVFELHFTFSILISGTVGAIINFSINRFWVFKTQSGYSSHINSQLFKFALVVLGSISLKSFGTLILQKVFQIDYRIGRLITDSFVSYGFNYPLIKYWVFKVNEKRM, encoded by the coding sequence ATGTTCAGGAAAAAATCTGTTTATACCTTTCTACAAGCACAAGTTGCGGCATTTTTAGGTGGCATTACTGATTATGCCTTAATGATTTTATTAACAGAAGTATTTGAATTGCATTTTACTTTTTCTATTCTAATCTCCGGAACCGTTGGCGCAATTATCAATTTCAGCATCAATAGATTTTGGGTATTTAAAACTCAATCCGGTTATAGCAGCCACATCAATAGTCAGCTTTTTAAATTTGCGTTGGTTGTATTGGGAAGCATTTCCTTAAAATCATTTGGTACGCTTATTTTACAAAAAGTATTTCAAATCGATTATAGAATCGGAAGATTAATCACGGACAGTTTTGTTTCTTATGGATTTAATTATCCGCTGATTAAATATTGGGTTTTTAAAGTAAACGAAAAAAGAATGTAA
- a CDS encoding DUF4833 domain-containing protein has protein sequence MNNLSFKYITKSLIVITILVTIISENVLAQSKNPSPLNFPTPKNIDNMLFYIQRDPNINTAIYAINYQENGKINKSNPIKAYWIRYAENGEKKDLNYMQRKFAYGLESKTLNNEEFELQFVSYKKLPLTLKKIDSDQKYHVFVSVNQKRIQVEKIFVRIEGGSFWLPNVKYAEVTGVETSSNKIITERMLLK, from the coding sequence ATGAATAATTTATCATTTAAATATATTACAAAATCACTAATCGTTATAACGATCTTAGTAACTATAATTTCTGAAAATGTATTGGCACAATCTAAAAATCCATCGCCATTAAATTTTCCAACGCCTAAGAATATAGATAATATGCTATTTTATATTCAGCGTGACCCAAATATAAACACTGCTATTTATGCTATAAACTATCAGGAAAATGGAAAAATAAACAAAAGCAATCCTATAAAAGCCTATTGGATTCGATATGCTGAAAACGGAGAAAAAAAAGATTTGAATTATATGCAACGCAAATTTGCATACGGATTAGAAAGCAAAACCTTAAACAATGAAGAATTTGAGCTTCAATTTGTATCGTATAAAAAGTTGCCTTTAACCTTGAAAAAAATAGATTCAGATCAAAAATATCATGTTTTTGTAAGTGTGAATCAGAAGAGAATTCAAGTCGAAAAAATATTTGTGCGCATTGAAGGAGGTTCTTTTTGGTTACCAAATGTAAAGTATGCCGAAGTTACCGGAGTTGAAACTTCCTCAAATAAAATAATTACGGAAAGAATGTTATTGAAATAA
- a CDS encoding helix-turn-helix domain-containing protein codes for MRLQRQLSQEEIADLIGMTQSTYSRKEKGVTNITMQEWIKIAKVLGVEKDEIYQASVSKKDKLNVSENQNLYIVTYVLEQIDFLQRKNYELKEEIRILQNKDAVFN; via the coding sequence ATGCGATTACAAAGACAATTATCGCAGGAAGAAATTGCTGATTTAATTGGTATGACACAGTCAACTTATAGCCGAAAAGAAAAAGGAGTTACAAATATAACAATGCAGGAATGGATAAAAATTGCTAAAGTTTTAGGTGTCGAAAAAGACGAAATCTATCAGGCAAGTGTTTCCAAAAAAGACAAACTAAATGTGTCGGAGAATCAAAATCTCTATATTGTTACTTACGTTTTGGAGCAAATTGACTTTTTGCAGAGGAAAAATTATGAACTTAAAGAAGAAATAAGAATACTTCAAAATAAAGATGCTGTTTTTAATTAA
- a CDS encoding S41 family peptidase — MKKIILLFMLLAGIYGYSATLRTSNNSYNNELTEVEKLYAIGKVWGFLKYYHPNVANGSQNWDDQLFKILQETEKTQTQEEFSTVIFEWINSLGEVKNSVNLLERSSKNDYFDKNLGFAWFKNRKFFSKELSEKLETIEANRFQGPNFYVSFQTTNPNASPLQFTNEVKYSKFEWSDKKMRLLALFRYWNYVAYFFPYKYQMDENWDKVLVDILPEFINTKSEIEFHLAMRELSIKLNDSHASIGTSKMFEKFGDKFVPADFKIINKKAVVISLKNDSLATISDIKVGDVITKVNGKTIDFLIKENSKYVEGSNEAAILRNMYWVIFNGKSDSLQVEYNREGKTALKYIKRYPYQNIKNKVVEKDKWKFLDNNVAYIDMSAITEDDVPTIMKECMNSKAIIFDLRYNSQGTNYIISEYLNPEPREFVKFIDNDLTTPGRFVWRKEIEKCGKINPDYYKGKVIILVNEVTQSHGEYTAMNFQTAPYATVIGSQTSGADGGVVRFEIINGFWTQFSSYGIFYPNKKETQRVGIVPDIKVKQTILGIQQGRDEFLERALLFAQTGN; from the coding sequence ATGAAAAAAATTATTCTGCTTTTTATGCTTTTAGCTGGTATATATGGATATTCGGCAACATTGAGAACTAGTAATAATTCTTATAACAATGAATTAACTGAAGTTGAAAAACTATATGCAATAGGTAAAGTTTGGGGCTTTTTGAAATATTATCATCCAAATGTTGCTAATGGCAGCCAAAATTGGGATGATCAACTATTTAAAATTTTACAGGAAACAGAAAAAACACAAACGCAGGAAGAATTTTCCACTGTTATTTTTGAGTGGATCAACTCTTTGGGAGAAGTTAAAAATAGTGTCAACTTATTAGAGCGATCGTCTAAAAATGATTATTTCGACAAAAACTTAGGTTTTGCATGGTTTAAGAATAGAAAGTTTTTCTCAAAAGAACTGTCTGAAAAATTAGAAACTATTGAGGCAAATAGATTTCAAGGTCCCAATTTTTATGTTTCTTTTCAAACAACGAATCCAAATGCCTCTCCTTTGCAATTTACAAATGAGGTTAAATATTCTAAATTTGAATGGTCTGACAAAAAAATGAGGCTCTTAGCCTTATTTAGATATTGGAATTATGTTGCTTATTTTTTTCCTTATAAATACCAAATGGATGAAAATTGGGATAAAGTCCTCGTCGATATTTTGCCGGAATTTATAAATACAAAAAGTGAAATTGAATTTCATTTAGCAATGCGCGAATTATCGATTAAATTAAATGATAGTCACGCATCTATTGGAACAAGTAAAATGTTTGAAAAATTTGGCGATAAATTTGTACCAGCTGATTTTAAAATTATTAATAAAAAAGCAGTAGTCATAAGTTTGAAAAATGATTCTCTGGCAACTATTTCTGATATAAAAGTAGGAGATGTTATTACAAAAGTGAATGGAAAAACCATTGATTTTTTAATTAAGGAGAACAGCAAGTATGTTGAGGGATCTAACGAAGCAGCTATTTTGCGAAATATGTATTGGGTGATTTTTAATGGAAAATCAGATTCTCTACAAGTTGAATATAACAGGGAAGGAAAAACAGCCTTAAAGTATATAAAGCGATATCCCTATCAGAATATAAAAAATAAGGTTGTTGAAAAAGATAAATGGAAATTTTTGGACAATAATGTGGCCTATATTGATATGAGTGCAATTACAGAAGATGACGTTCCTACAATCATGAAAGAATGCATGAATAGTAAAGCAATTATTTTTGATTTGAGATATAATTCACAGGGTACCAATTATATAATATCAGAATATCTGAACCCGGAACCACGAGAATTTGTGAAATTCATCGACAACGATTTAACCACTCCTGGTAGATTTGTCTGGAGAAAAGAAATCGAGAAATGCGGAAAGATTAATCCTGATTATTACAAAGGAAAGGTCATCATATTAGTAAATGAAGTCACCCAAAGCCATGGTGAATATACTGCAATGAATTTTCAGACAGCACCATACGCGACTGTTATTGGCTCTCAGACCTCAGGAGCAGATGGAGGAGTGGTACGCTTTGAAATCATAAATGGATTTTGGACACAATTTAGCAGTTATGGTATTTTTTATCCTAATAAAAAAGAAACCCAGCGAGTTGGAATAGTACCCGATATTAAAGTAAAACAGACTATTTTAGGGATTCAGCAGGGGAGAGACGAATTCCTTGAAAGAGCTTTGTTATTTGCTCAGACAGGAAATTGA
- a CDS encoding helix-turn-helix transcriptional regulator, which translates to MRLKRQLSQEEIADLIGMTQSTYSRKEKGVTNITMQEWIKIAKVLAVEKDEIYQASISKKDIFKVFENLNIPPEFLEKINFLQKENFELQEKLRILQK; encoded by the coding sequence ATGCGATTAAAGAGACAATTATCGCAGGAAGAAATTGCTGATTTAATTGGTATGACTCAGTCAACTTATAGTCGAAAAGAAAAAGGAGTTACAAATATAACAATGCAGGAATGGATAAAAATTGCTAAAGTCTTGGCTGTCGAAAAAGATGAAATCTATCAGGCAAGCATTTCCAAAAAAGACATATTTAAGGTGTTCGAAAATCTAAACATTCCTCCCGAGTTTTTGGAGAAAATAAACTTTTTGCAAAAAGAAAATTTTGAACTTCAGGAAAAATTAAGAATACTTCAAAAATAA